One part of the Bdellovibrio sp. KM01 genome encodes these proteins:
- a CDS encoding Hpt domain-containing protein: MAKIKVEIDADLQDLIPQFTENRKKDILALEELIAKNDLPAIAALTHKIKGAASSYGFMQLSEIAAQMEKLSKNNEGTQLAALAQDMKNHFENIEIQFVPMS; encoded by the coding sequence ATGGCAAAAATCAAAGTAGAAATCGACGCTGATCTTCAAGATCTAATTCCGCAGTTCACTGAGAATCGCAAAAAAGACATTTTGGCCCTTGAAGAACTCATTGCAAAAAATGATCTTCCAGCCATCGCGGCATTAACCCATAAAATCAAGGGTGCGGCTTCCAGTTACGGTTTTATGCAATTAAGTGAAATTGCTGCTCAAATGGAAAAACTCTCTAAAAACAACGAGGGCACTCAACTTGCGGCTCTTGCTCAAGACATGAAAAACCATTTTGAAAATATTGAAATTCAATTTGTTCCGATGTCCTAG
- a CDS encoding phosphate/phosphite/phosphonate ABC transporter substrate-binding protein has protein sequence MKKILIFLTLFSALSCTSKHELGTEGNPIHFALVPGQDAAVLLENGKILEQWLRKQTDLVVKIQVPTNFVAVIEGLGSQRVDFAIINTFGYILAHDKYQANAVLIGENNGRSEYWGQIIARDPKIKSLKDINGKKMAYVDPASTSGYVLPATLLKEAGVSPKEVVFAGKHDSVVSMVYQGQVDAGATYHTPAEDGKPQDARRLVLTQFPDVFEKVRIIAMTGSIPSDPVVFRAGFPAEQQKKLVEALKNFSASANGKQTLRKLYHITNFKDCTDQTFDPVRKILLNLGKNAQDLVK, from the coding sequence ATGAAGAAAATACTCATTTTCCTGACGCTATTCTCCGCGCTTTCTTGTACTTCAAAGCACGAATTGGGGACGGAAGGAAATCCCATTCATTTTGCTCTAGTTCCCGGACAAGATGCAGCCGTTTTGTTAGAAAACGGGAAAATTTTAGAGCAGTGGTTGCGAAAGCAAACGGATTTAGTTGTTAAGATCCAGGTACCGACTAATTTCGTAGCTGTTATTGAGGGCTTGGGATCTCAGCGAGTTGATTTTGCGATCATTAATACGTTTGGATATATCTTGGCCCACGACAAGTACCAGGCGAATGCAGTTTTGATTGGTGAAAACAATGGTCGCTCCGAATATTGGGGGCAGATTATTGCGAGAGATCCCAAAATTAAATCTCTTAAAGACATCAACGGAAAGAAAATGGCGTACGTTGACCCCGCGTCGACTTCTGGATACGTGCTGCCAGCTACGCTTTTAAAGGAAGCGGGTGTGAGTCCCAAAGAAGTCGTCTTCGCAGGTAAGCACGACAGTGTTGTCAGCATGGTTTACCAAGGCCAAGTGGATGCGGGAGCAACTTACCATACGCCGGCAGAAGATGGTAAACCTCAGGATGCGCGCCGTTTGGTGCTGACTCAATTTCCCGATGTATTTGAAAAAGTTCGAATCATCGCGATGACGGGATCTATTCCGAGTGATCCCGTCGTATTTCGCGCGGGCTTTCCAGCTGAACAGCAAAAGAAATTGGTCGAGGCGCTAAAGAATTTTTCCGCTTCTGCAAATGGAAAGCAGACCTTGCGCAAACTTTATCACATCACGAATTTTAAAGATTGTACCGATCAGACATTCGATCCGGTTCGCAAGATCCTGCTGAATCTGGGTAAGAATGCACAGGATCTGGTGAAATAG
- a CDS encoding outer membrane beta-barrel protein has protein sequence MKFLKLAFTAAILLFSAQAMATGFYFEPAVFYESGAGKVDVDDSDATTKGMGLDLKLGMHFVEHMLFVGLDGSYSKPKFKHDNTGYEADATSSTYGAIIGVQTPLVGLRFWAGYVFGGTLDPEESGLFDVKFDEAKGPKVGLGIKIFFIAVNFEYMDLKYSKGTGNWGSIPSLDDFGNKVSMISVSVPFMF, from the coding sequence ATGAAGTTTTTGAAGTTGGCTTTTACGGCAGCCATTCTGCTTTTTTCCGCACAGGCCATGGCAACCGGATTCTATTTCGAACCTGCTGTTTTTTATGAAAGTGGCGCCGGCAAAGTAGACGTTGATGATTCCGACGCCACCACGAAAGGCATGGGCTTGGATCTGAAACTGGGCATGCACTTTGTGGAGCACATGCTGTTTGTGGGACTTGATGGATCTTATTCCAAACCAAAATTCAAACATGATAATACCGGCTATGAAGCCGATGCCACTTCCAGCACATATGGAGCCATTATCGGAGTGCAAACTCCCCTGGTCGGTTTGCGCTTTTGGGCAGGATATGTTTTTGGGGGAACGCTTGATCCAGAAGAAAGCGGCTTGTTTGACGTGAAATTCGACGAAGCAAAAGGACCTAAAGTAGGACTGGGAATTAAGATCTTTTTTATTGCAGTTAATTTCGAGTACATGGATCTGAAATACTCAAAAGGCACAGGTAACTGGGGCTCAATTCCAAGCCTTGATGACTTCGGCAACAAAGTCAGCATGATCAGCGTCAGTGTGCCATTTATGTTTTAG
- the hmgA gene encoding homogentisate 1,2-dioxygenase — MENQYLSGFGNHFSSEARPGALPVDQNSPQKVAMGLYAEQLSGSAFTAPRHHNLYSWLYRIRPSVVHKAFVPLKDLTAKTFMKPQHINPNQMRWNPLAASGDADFIEGIRTVCGAGGAEDHRGIDVHLYSFNKAMGKRYFMNADGDFLFVPQSGAIQLKTEVGVIEAEPGEIAVVPRGMKFQVNPLGAGKCTGYIGENFGSPFQLPELGPIGANGLAHRRHFLTPKAAFEDLEGQFELVGKFSGQLWAAEMSHSPLDVVAWHGNYVSYKYDLRKFNVINTVSFDHPDPSIFTVLTSPSETPGTANVDFAIFPPRWMVAENTFRPPYFHRNCMSEYMGLIYGEYDAKTAGGFVPGGGSLHNFYSAHGPDVDAFEKASNADLKPIRLTATMAFMFESRSPYRVTDFAMGKDFLQADYQSCWQGFKKYFK; from the coding sequence ATGGAAAATCAATATTTGTCAGGATTCGGAAATCATTTTTCTTCAGAGGCTCGCCCCGGTGCTTTGCCTGTGGATCAAAACTCGCCACAAAAAGTAGCTATGGGACTTTATGCTGAACAACTAAGTGGTTCAGCATTCACGGCTCCGAGACATCATAATCTTTATTCCTGGTTGTATCGTATTCGTCCATCGGTGGTTCATAAAGCTTTCGTACCGTTGAAAGACTTGACGGCGAAAACTTTCATGAAGCCTCAACATATCAATCCCAATCAAATGCGCTGGAATCCTTTGGCAGCCTCAGGCGATGCTGATTTTATTGAGGGTATTCGCACAGTTTGTGGCGCGGGTGGCGCTGAAGATCATCGTGGTATTGATGTGCATTTGTATTCCTTTAATAAAGCTATGGGAAAACGCTACTTCATGAATGCAGATGGTGATTTCCTGTTCGTTCCTCAGTCTGGTGCGATTCAGTTGAAAACTGAAGTTGGCGTGATTGAAGCAGAGCCTGGTGAAATCGCAGTGGTTCCGCGGGGAATGAAATTCCAGGTGAATCCACTGGGTGCTGGAAAATGCACAGGCTATATCGGCGAAAATTTCGGCAGCCCTTTTCAGCTTCCTGAATTGGGTCCGATTGGTGCAAATGGTTTGGCGCACCGTCGTCACTTCCTGACACCAAAAGCGGCTTTCGAGGATTTGGAAGGCCAATTTGAACTGGTCGGAAAATTTTCAGGTCAGTTGTGGGCGGCAGAGATGAGTCACTCACCACTGGATGTGGTGGCGTGGCACGGGAATTACGTTTCTTATAAATACGATCTAAGAAAATTCAACGTCATCAATACCGTCAGCTTTGATCATCCAGATCCTTCTATTTTCACGGTCCTAACCTCTCCAAGCGAGACTCCAGGAACAGCGAATGTGGATTTTGCGATCTTCCCACCGCGCTGGATGGTGGCGGAAAATACATTCCGTCCTCCTTATTTCCATCGTAATTGTATGAGTGAATACATGGGCTTGATTTACGGCGAGTATGACGCAAAAACAGCTGGGGGTTTCGTTCCTGGTGGCGGTAGCTTACATAACTTCTATTCAGCGCATGGACCTGATGTGGATGCTTTTGAAAAAGCCAGCAATGCGGATCTGAAGCCGATTCGTTTGACGGCAACAATGGCGTTCATGTTTGAATCGCGCTCTCCGTATCGTGTGACCGATTTCGCGATGGGGAAAGATTTCTTGCAGGCAGATTACCAGTCTTGCTGGCAGGGTTTTAAAAAGTATTTCAAATAA
- a CDS encoding NAD(P)H-quinone oxidoreductase produces MKVIEITRPGGPEVLAVADRPVPKPANHEVLIKVKAAGVNRPDCAQRQGTYPPPPGASDLLGLEVAGEIVEVGSQVTRWNKGDPVCALVSGGGYAEFVVAPAGQCLPIPYDLDFTHAAALPETFFTVWTNVFESGQLKKGETILVHGGSGGIGTTAIQLAHQMGARVLTTVGKESAIKPCQDLGAEKVIQYKKEDFVAVVKEATGGKGVDVILDMVGGEYFPRNIECLAPLGRLVQIATLQGSTATFDLRKMMAKRLVITGSTLRPRSVEEKARIAKSLEDHVWPLLNKGRLKPVIFKEFKLEQAREAHELMESSAHTGKIVLNVN; encoded by the coding sequence ATGAAGGTTATTGAAATCACTCGGCCCGGTGGCCCCGAAGTACTGGCAGTTGCGGATCGACCAGTTCCTAAGCCCGCAAACCATGAAGTTCTGATAAAAGTAAAAGCCGCGGGAGTGAACCGACCTGACTGTGCCCAGCGCCAGGGCACGTATCCACCTCCACCAGGAGCTTCCGATCTTTTGGGTTTGGAAGTGGCTGGTGAAATTGTCGAAGTCGGCAGTCAGGTAACCCGTTGGAATAAAGGTGATCCCGTCTGTGCCTTGGTTTCCGGTGGTGGCTATGCGGAATTTGTAGTGGCCCCCGCGGGACAGTGTCTGCCCATCCCATATGATTTAGATTTCACTCATGCAGCAGCATTGCCAGAAACTTTTTTCACAGTTTGGACCAATGTATTTGAAAGTGGTCAGCTAAAAAAGGGAGAAACGATCCTGGTTCATGGTGGTTCCGGCGGTATTGGAACCACGGCCATTCAGTTGGCTCATCAAATGGGCGCGCGGGTATTGACCACGGTTGGAAAGGAATCCGCTATAAAACCTTGTCAGGATTTAGGCGCTGAAAAAGTCATTCAATACAAAAAAGAAGACTTTGTCGCTGTCGTCAAAGAAGCGACGGGTGGAAAAGGCGTCGACGTTATTTTAGATATGGTGGGCGGGGAGTATTTCCCTCGTAATATCGAGTGTCTGGCGCCGCTGGGGCGTCTGGTACAAATCGCGACATTGCAAGGTTCGACGGCCACTTTTGATTTAAGAAAAATGATGGCGAAAAGATTAGTGATTACGGGATCTACATTGCGCCCTCGTTCTGTGGAAGAAAAAGCCCGAATTGCAAAAAGCCTGGAAGATCATGTGTGGCCGTTATTAAATAAGGGCCGACTGAAGCCCGTTATTTTCAAAGAGTTTAAACTTGAACAAGCCCGTGAAGCCCACGAGCTGATGGAATCCAGTGCCCATACTGGAAAAATCGTATTGAACGTCAATTAA
- a CDS encoding DUF1398 family protein, with amino-acid sequence MESQKQQETDFISPTGALNFSEFIASLEQTLVDYCRVDFLEGRLIFVADDGEVYSDTLDIKSDIAEKFDDGGVRQAILENQSDRLSFKDFVLALMNSGVVSYTIHLSGNKVIYFGKNGDCCYENLKLKPGAARRPALGTSAVQ; translated from the coding sequence ATGGAATCCCAAAAACAACAGGAAACAGATTTTATTTCTCCCACGGGAGCTTTGAATTTTTCTGAATTCATTGCCTCGCTGGAGCAAACTCTGGTCGACTATTGCCGTGTGGATTTTTTGGAAGGTCGATTGATTTTTGTTGCTGATGATGGCGAAGTCTATTCAGATACTCTTGATATAAAATCCGACATTGCCGAAAAATTTGATGATGGTGGAGTACGCCAAGCCATTCTGGAAAATCAATCGGATCGCCTCAGTTTCAAAGATTTCGTCTTGGCGCTGATGAATAGCGGAGTCGTGAGTTACACAATTCATCTTTCCGGAAATAAAGTGATCTATTTTGGAAAAAACGGCGATTGTTGCTATGAAAATCTTAAATTAAAACCAGGTGCCGCTCGACGTCCAGCACTGGGGACTTCAGCGGTTCAATAG
- a CDS encoding 16S rRNA (guanine(527)-N(7))-methyltransferase RsmG — MSFEQRVPTILDLGFRKEAIDQLKSYIDLLWSSNEELNLISRKMTFDELLDNHVVDCLLPLKYFPKNIKVAADFGSGGGLPGVIYAIQFPEVQFHLYEKSVLKQNFLNNCKKIAPNLHVHGEIPKDLGAVDVVTARGFKPVDVILDVSRTYYAKKGKYFLLKARKEKIDEELLLARKKFKDLSVTIEPLKSPVLDVERHLVLI; from the coding sequence ATGTCATTTGAGCAACGAGTCCCCACGATTTTGGATTTAGGTTTCCGCAAAGAGGCCATTGATCAGCTGAAAAGTTATATCGATCTTCTTTGGAGCTCCAACGAGGAGCTGAACCTTATCAGCCGCAAAATGACTTTTGATGAACTGCTGGATAATCACGTCGTTGATTGCTTGTTACCGCTTAAATACTTTCCAAAAAACATAAAGGTCGCAGCCGATTTTGGTTCCGGCGGTGGCTTGCCTGGCGTGATTTACGCCATTCAATTTCCAGAAGTTCAATTTCACTTGTACGAAAAAAGCGTTCTTAAACAAAACTTTTTGAACAACTGCAAAAAAATTGCACCGAATCTTCATGTACACGGAGAAATTCCCAAAGACCTTGGGGCCGTCGATGTTGTCACAGCCCGCGGTTTTAAACCTGTTGATGTGATCTTGGATGTAAGCCGCACTTATTACGCAAAAAAAGGAAAATACTTCCTTCTAAAAGCGCGTAAAGAAAAGATCGATGAAGAGCTATTGCTGGCTCGTAAAAAATTTAAAGATCTGTCTGTTACTATTGAACCGCTGAAGTCCCCAGTGCTGGACGTCGAGCGGCACCTGGTTTTAATTTAA
- the tpx gene encoding thiol peroxidase codes for MASITLKGNPVQTSGQIPAKGSVAKDFKLVRNDLSEVSLADYAGKKKVLNIFPSIDTATCATSVRHFNQDATKLANTVVLNISMDLPFAQTRFCGIEGIKNSESLSAFRSTFGKDWGLEIMDSPLKGLLSRVVVTLSEDNKVLHAEQVSEIAHEPNYDAALSSLR; via the coding sequence ATGGCATCTATCACACTTAAAGGCAACCCAGTCCAAACTTCCGGTCAGATTCCTGCCAAGGGTTCTGTAGCTAAGGATTTTAAATTGGTTCGTAATGATCTTTCTGAAGTAAGTCTTGCTGACTATGCTGGTAAAAAGAAAGTTCTTAACATCTTCCCAAGCATCGATACTGCAACTTGCGCAACTTCTGTACGTCACTTTAACCAGGACGCAACTAAGCTTGCTAACACCGTCGTATTGAATATCTCTATGGACCTACCTTTCGCACAGACTCGCTTTTGCGGTATCGAAGGCATCAAAAACTCTGAATCACTATCTGCTTTCCGCAGCACTTTTGGTAAGGACTGGGGCTTGGAAATCATGGATTCTCCTCTGAAAGGTCTTCTTTCACGAGTCGTGGTCACTTTGTCTGAAGATAACAAGGTGTTGCACGCGGAACAGGTTTCTGAGATTGCTCACGAGCCGAACTACGACGCAGCTTTGTCTTCTCTTCGCTAG